One Salminus brasiliensis chromosome 5, fSalBra1.hap2, whole genome shotgun sequence DNA segment encodes these proteins:
- the LOC140556634 gene encoding serine/threonine-protein kinase pim-1-like, with the protein MEQRSKHTDGGGRKRKRTEVEFSRSVLVGTSPVPDTEASTRKKRKGTVNRPTKPDTFDDLYIFGRKLGEGSFGTVFAGTRLSDLLQVAIKFVPKQEGDLYVQSPDDSKSVPAEVALMQTLSEPPVSNIIKLIDWFDEPERYILILERPHPCMDLDAFIDNFGGSITEDMARNLMVQAVGAAKKCHKRGVLHRDIKTENFLINTDTSELKLIDFGCGDWVRKAGHTDYAGTLEYWPPEFLLKRRYHARPATVWSLGVLLFRMVCGFLPFRNGLDILEGPLCFEDGLSSGCGKRILWWPAETDHNNIRG; encoded by the exons ATGGAGCAGCGCTCTAAACATACAG ATGGTGgtggaagaaaaaggaaaaggacagaGGTGGAATTCAGCCGCAGTGTTCTGGTAGGAACGAGTCCAGTTCCTGATACTGAAGCCTCTAccaggaagaagaggaaaggGACCGTAAACCGTCCCACCAAGCCAG ATACCTTTgatgatttatatatttttggaaggAAACTGGGCGAAGGAAGCTTTGGAACAGTCTTCGCGGGAACACGTCTCTCCGATCTCCTACAG GTGGCCATTAAATTTGTCCcaaaacaggaaggtgatcTATACGTCCAAAGT CCTGATGACTCCAAGTCCGTCCCTGCTGAAGTGGCTCTCATGCAGACGTTGAGTGAGCCACCCGTTAGCAATATTATAAAGCTCATCGACTGGTTTGATGAGCCTGAGCGCTACATTTTAATCCTTGAGCGTCCTCACCCCTGCATGGACTTGGATGCCTTCATTGACAACTTCGGAGGTTCCATCACTGAAGACATGGCCAGAAACTTAATGGTCCAGGCAGTTGGGGCGGCAAAAAAATGCCACAAGCGAGGTGTCCTGCACCGGGATATCAAAACAGAGAACTTCCTCATCAACACGGACACCTCGGAGCTAAAGCTCATTGATTTTGGCTGTGGTGACTGGGTCAGGAAGGCTGGACATACTGATTATGCAG GCACCTTGGAATACTGGCCTCCAGAATTCCTCCTAAAGCGGAGGTACCACGCCAGGCCTGCAACAGTGTGGTCATTAGGAGTCCTTCTGTTCAGGATGGTATGTGGATTCCTGCCCTTTAGAAACGGCCTGGATATCCTCGAGGGACCTCTGTGCTTTGAGGACGGCCTATCCAGTG GCTGTGGAAAGAGAATCCTGTGGTGGCCTGCTGAGACAGATCACAACAACATTAGGGGATAA
- the LOC140556635 gene encoding testis-specific serine/threonine-protein kinase 6-like — protein sequence MSRNRNTYKRLIIPIQIPLPSVCRENMETDDILTFFGYDVLSVIGEGTFGTVKLASSERHPNQVAIKIMDYEAQSQELAILRRVKHPHIIQVHEIIEMQERVYIVMEAAATDLLHHIVETGPIPTDQAKTWFSQLLSAVDFLHQQNIVHRDLKLNNVLLTFDGQIKLADFGLGCFSRGFPDLCKTLCGNPYYCAPEINMRQRYDPKKSDVWSLGVIYYAMVTASLPFYDSMKAMIPILQRRSLEYPEEVAVEEPCKAFISYMLQKDPVTRPSVKEVARHPWLKSRVIGRFLVVPVDEEDGGSCSHQEVLPLQEDDCSGAGSVEVVREKIGCFSCASLKKAAQTYVAAPILRASRALQRRIRKFFKRTSMVHDFSSSSQQGARHSAASTEAPASSCSEQRREDGTPGILLHEPVVETEAVEAQPTMRLGNRRLRFPKFNILKKTNRVHPL from the exons ATGTCACGGAATCGGAACACCTATAAAAGG CTTATTATTCCAATTCAAATACCTCTACCTTCTGTTTGCAGGGAAAACATGGAAACTGATGACATTCTGACATTTTTTGGGTACGACGTGTTGAGCGTCATCGGTGAAGGGACTTTCGGCACAGTTAAGCTGGCCTCATCTGAAAGGCACCCAAACCAGGTGGCCATCAAAATAATGGACTACGAGGCACAATCCCAGGAACTCGCCATTCTCAGAAGAGTAAAGCACCCTCACATCATTCAGGTGCATGAAATTATTGAGATGCAGGAACGTGTGTAcattgtgatggaggctgctgcCACGGATCTCCTTCATCATATCGTTGAGACTGGCCCCATCCCCACTGACCAGGCCAAAACGTGGTTCTCCCAGCTTCTCAGCGCGGTGGACTTCCTGCACCAGCAGAACATTGTCCATCGAGACCTCAAATTAAATAATGTTCTGCTGACCTTTGATGGTCAAATCAAACTGGCCGACTTTGGATTAGGATGCTTCTCAAGAGGCTTCCCTGACCTATGCAAGACATTGTGTGGAAATCCTTACTACTGCGCACCTGAGATAAACATGCGTCAGAGGTATGATCCAAAGAAGAGCGATGTGTGGAGCCTCGGTGTGATTTATTATGCCATGGTTACTGCGTCCTTGCCCTTCTACGACTCTATGAAGGCTATGATCCCAATTCTCCAGCGGAGATCCTTGGAGTATCCAGAGGAGGTTGCAGTGGAGGAACCCTGCAAAGCCTTCATCTCCTACATGCTGCAGAAAGATCCTGTCACTCGGCCTTCAGTGAAAGAGGTGGCTCGGCACCCCTGGCTAAAATCAAG AGTTATCGGCAGGTTTTTAGTGGTACCTGTTGATGAAGAGGATGGGGGAAGCTGCTCTCATCAAGAGGTCCTCCCGCTCCAGGAGGACGACTGCAGTGGAGCTGGAAGCGTAGAGGTCGTGAGGGAGAAGATTGGCTGCTTCAGCTGTGCTTCACTTAAGAAGGCAGCTCAAACCTATGTTGCAGCACCGATCCTCAGAGCTTCTCGAGCACTTCAAAGAAGAATTAGGAAGTTCTTCAAAAGGACGTCCATGGTGCACGACTTCTCCTCGTCTTCTCAGCAGGGTGCTCGTCATTCTGCTGCCTCTACAGAAGCTCCTGCTTCTTCATGTTCTGAGCAGAGACGCGAGGATGGGACTCCAGGCATCTTGCTCCATGAACCAGTGGTAGAGACGGAAGCTGTGGAGGCACAGCCAACAATGAGGCTGGGAAACAGGAGGCTGAGATTCCCCAAGTTTAAT atcctgaagaagacgAACAGGGTTCACCCCCTGTAG